A genome region from Trichoderma asperellum chromosome 7, complete sequence includes the following:
- a CDS encoding uncharacterized protein (EggNog:ENOG41), with product MDPTTTLLTFMFQTEPSVQSVRLIGSWDNFTMCYSMERDARRGHGQWRGCFTFQNIVCDDENPHHNKRSGGLKMGHTYYYYYEVDGSTETFDATMPCTTMCPYMPGQTVNTLFVPIERSSRSRSASTSSIHADDYRTMDPATKFMKPLPPTPLLPSIYNCRALSAPISRPSSSSSRSPSPPSWKRFFSRKPQTSDGLHRPSASHGESCFASTFTIYDSVITVPTHDARHGRTTSSLSEGARARYISPDSLSRILREDRLAPRRPSHPVQPPPLIIPDDVIEEDEDDENFAVSAISESLPYATGLSPPPFQRSLSSESIKYDTEKGNFTASMAGPPLSVRPPALDRNQPLSAVVNETKSVPRWSISAKDKVTASPIHEDVPMSFYDDEDDDDDVMSSNEDDVHFPSIPISKTQLHSFKGYSLPRHIEETKDTFASHQAFAAPISPKLVPSGSNLLDTHIEAGLDDFVSELGWIVGTIGTTDSP from the exons ATGGATCCGACAACAACTCTTCTTACATTCATGTT TCAGACGGAGCCATCTGTCCAATCCGTGCGGCTCATTGGCTCCTGGGATAATTTCACTATGTGCTATAGCATGGAGCGGGACGCCCGACGTGGCCATGGCCAGTGGAGAGGATGCTTCACGTTCCAGAATATAGTCTGCGATGATGAGAACCCGCACCATAACAAGAGGAGCGGTGGTCTCAAAATGGGCCACacgtactactactat TACGAAGTAGACGGGTCTACTGAGACCTTTGATGCAACAATGCCTTGCACCACCATGTGCCCATATATGCCTGGCCAAACCGTCAACACTCTCTTTGTTCCCATTGAGCGCTCATCACGCTCCCGAAGTGCATCAACAAGCTCCATCCATGCAGACGACTACAGAACTATGGATCCAGCAACAAAATTTATGAAGCCGCTACCACCCACACCTCTACTACCAAGTATATACAACTGCCGAGCTCTATCTGCCCCGATTTCACGCCcttcctcatcgtcatctcgCTCGCCATCTCCACCTTCATGGAAGAGATTCTTCTCACGCAAGCCGCAGACCTCTGACGGCCTACATCGCCCGTCTGCTAGCCATGGAGAATCATGCTTCGCATCCACCTTCACCATTTATGACAGCGTCATTACTGTCCCCACACATGATGCTCGCCATGGCCGTACTACATCGTCGCTTAGCGAGGGTGCCAGGGCAAGATACATCTCTCCAGATTCCCTGTCCCGTATCTTACGCGAAGACCGACTTGCTCCTCGTCGTCCTAGTCACCCTGTCCAGCCACCGCCATTGATAATCCCCGACGACGTcattgaagaggatgaagacgacgaaaacTTTGCTGTTTCCGCTATATCAGAAAGCTTGCCCTATGCCACCGGCCTCTCACCGCCCCCCTTTCAACGCTCTTTGTCATCAGAGTCCATCAAGTATGATACTGAAAAAGGCAACTTTACTGCATCCATGGCCGGGCCTCCGCTTTCAGTTCGGCCACCTGCTCTCGATCGAAACCAGCCTCTATCTGCCGTGGTAAACGAGACAAAATCAGTGCCTCGCTGGTCTATCTCAGCAAAAGACAAAGTCACTGCAAGTCCTATTCATGAGGATGTTCCCATGAGCTTCtacgatgatgaggatgacgacgacgacgtcaTGTCTAGCAACGAAGACGATGTTCATTTTCCCTCTATCCCCATATCAAAAACTCAACTACACTCTTTCAAAGGCTATAGTCTACCACGTCACATTGAAGAGACGAAAGATACATTCGCCTCTCATCAGGCTTTCGCAGCTCCTATTTCCCCGAAATTGGTACCTAGCGGGTCTAATTTGTTGGATACTCATATCGAGGCAGGCCTTGATGACTTTGTCAGCGAGCTGGGCTGGATTGTCGGTACTATAGGCACGACCGATAGCCCCTAA
- a CDS encoding uncharacterized protein (BUSCO:EOG092D2HE0~TransMembrane:3 (o50-71i146-162o205-230i)): MVNSIAHIMDNLSAEAPIMANHSLYDTSLPPLPAYSLEPRPDLFPWISDLWLSLLLPVAVYWVTSLFFHAIDVLDLFPQFRLHTPEEITQRNHATRYEVARDVIIQQIIQVTTGYALAVTEPQEMIGKADYDIAVWATRIRLAQRALPGLLGLVGLNATAISKSMSASYPLLAGALAGGYYPISETASSSATPSFTAWELTLAKAIYYVLIPALQYFVAIFILDTWQYFLHRLMHVNRWLYTTFHSRHHRLYVPYAYGALYNHPFEGFLLDTLGAGIGFKVTGMSLLQGTCFFAFSTIKTIDDHCGYAFPWDPLQLITSNNAAYHDIHHQTWGIKANFSQPFFTFWDQLLGTKYSGKRSNRPSDKKQAEKAQ, from the exons ATGGTCAACAGCATTGCTCACATCATGGACAACCTCTCCGCCGAGGCTCCCATCATGGCCAACCACAGCCTCTACGATACGTCGcttccgccgctgccggcCTACTCGCTTGAGCCACGGCCTGATCTGTTCCCTTGGATCTCTGACCTCTGGCTGTCGCTGCTTCTCCCAGTTGCCGTCTACTGGGTGACgtcgctcttcttccacgcCATCGACGTGCTCGACCTCTTTCCTCAGTTCCGTCTTCACACGCCCGAAGAAATCACCCAGCGCAACCACGCGACACGCTACGAAGTTGCCCGCGATGTCATCATCCAGCAGATCATCCAGGTTACAACAGGCTATGCACTGGCCGTCACTGAGCCTCAGGAGATGATTGGCAAGGCTGACTACGACATTGCTGTCTGGGCAACTCGCATCCGCCTTGCCCAGCGTGCGCTGCCCGGTCTCCTCGGCCTTGTCGGACTCAATGCCACCGCCATCTCCAAGAGCATGTCTGCTTCCTATCCGCTCCTTGCTGGAGCTCTGGCTGGAGGCTACTATCCCATCTCTGAAACCgcctccagcagcgccaccCCGTCCTTTACTGCCTGGGAACTTACCCTTGCAAAGGCCATCTACTACGTCCTCATTCCTGCCCTGCAATACTTTGttgccatcttcattctCGACACCTGGCAGTACTTCCTTCACCGATTGATGCATGTCAACCGCTGGCTCTACA CCACCTTCCACTCCCGACACCACCGTCTCTATGTTCCATACGCTTACGGTGCTCTTTACAACCACCCCTTTGAAGGCTTCCTTCTTGACACTCTCGGTGCTGGTATCGGATTCAAGGTGACTGGCATGTCTTTGCTCCAAGGCacttgcttctttgctttctcaaCTATCAAGACCATTGATGACCACTGCGGCTATGCCTTCCCTTGGGACCCTCTTCAGCTCATCACCAGCAACAACGCTGCCTACCACGACATTCACCACCAGACCTGGGGAATCAAAGCCAATTTCTCCCAGcccttcttcaccttctGGGACCAGCTCCTGGGAACCAAATACAGTGGCAAGCGAAGCAACCGGCCAAGCGACAAGAAGCAGGCCGAAAAGGCCCAATAA
- a CDS encoding uncharacterized protein (EggNog:ENOG41~BUSCO:EOG092D4597) — protein MERLQPLFDRLNHEDWTGRIEDDFMRILTAKSIKVITAEAKGMLRLWASRIRIEVVLSWLEQAQEDLTVFQWIERHTEPPSAMWRSDQSVHAIIHDLDEMIAAVSEPILRDQLWATDLITDDEIISDSYDLKEVGGIVYEADCAMITEGAVTVDTGANASAEEAEEGVEDAEIKVNNIVHSFRLQSTSFDKKGYLAYLKGYMKAVKAGLQAKGAPAEEITAFEKGAQTYVKETLLPNFKDYEFYTGESMNPDGMVVLLNYREDGVTPYVIVWKHGLTEMKV, from the exons ATGGAACGCCTGCAGCCTCTCTTTGATAGATTGAATCACGAGGATTGGACTGGTAGGATCGAAGATGACTTTATGCGCATCTTGACAGCAAAAAGCATCAAAGTCATAActgcagaagcaaaagggaTGCTGCGCTTGTGGGCAAGCAGGATAAGAATTGAGGTAGTCTTGTCTTGGCTTGAGCAAGCACAGGAGGATCTCACTGTCTTCCAGTGGATTGAGAGACATACAGAACCCCCTTCTGCGATGTGGCGCAGCGATCAGTCTGTCCATGCAATCATTCACGACCTGGATGAAATGATTGCCGCAGTCTCAGAGCCAATTCTCCGGGACCAGCTTTGGGCTACA GACCTCATCACCGACGACGAGATCATCTCCGACTCGTACGACCTCAAGGAGGTCGGCGGCATCGTCTACGAGGCCGACTGCGCCATGATCACTGAGGGCGCTGTCACCGTCG ACACCGGTGCCAATGCTTCCGCcgaggaggctgaggagggtGTTGAGGATGCCGAGATCAAGGTCAACAACATCGTCCACTCTTTCCGTCTCCAGTCCACCAGCTTCGACAAGAAGGGCTACCTCGCCTACCTTAAGG GCTACATGAAGGCTGTCAAGGCTGGCCTCCAGGCTAAGGGTGCTCCCGCTGAGGAGATCACCGCTTTCGAGAAGGGTGCCCAGACTTACGTCAAGGAGACCCTGCTGCCCAACTTCAAGGACTACGAGTTCTACACTGGCGAGTCCATGAACCCCGACGGAAT GGTTGTCCTCCTCAACTACCGTGAGGACGGTGTTACCCCCTATGTCATCGTCTGGAAGCACGGTCTTACCGAGATGAAGGTCTAA
- a CDS encoding uncharacterized protein (EggNog:ENOG41) has translation MSKYTEMAKGKLSESREKASGLKGRAKGKVTRHIPGRGHKEEDSGPSHVARPLSSLRDPNSFAPPPRRTGSGLAPPPPPSTAKRSVVKVPGTYQPAYEEEEEEHHIPTGPYRADTTGLSTSNLPPPPVRRDHPNNQSPPPYESVVSSSAGTRAPPPSLPPRLPPRSGSGTPGRTESPLSALGANPNHLNQGAVNRLGAAGISVPAFGIGKASPSNDDDDAPPPPKPPDQLSHRRRNHILMSCRIALPG, from the exons ATGTCGAAATACACCGAAATGGCCAAGGGCAAGCTGTCCGAGAGCCGCGAAAAGGCCTCCGGGCTCAAGGGCAGAGCCAAAGGCAAAGTC ACAAGACATATCCCTGGCCGAGGTCATAAAGAGGAGGACAGCGGTCCCTCCCACGTCGCCCGTCCTCTCAGCTCCCTCCGCGATCCAAACTCCTTTGCTCCTCCGCCGAGGCGCACAGGCTCTGGCTTAGCTCCCCCTCCACCTCCTTCTACAGCCAAACGATCCGTCGTAAAGGTGCCGGGCACTTATCAGCCCGCttacgaagaagaggaggaggagcaccaCATACCAACCGGACCATACAGGGCGGATACAACGGGCTTATCAACTTCTAATCTTCCGCCGCCTCCGGTAAGGAGAGATCACCCGAATAATCAAAGTCCTCCACCATACGAGTCCGTTGTCAGCTCCTCCGCCGGCACCAGAGCTCCTCCGCCGAGTCTTCCTCCGAGATTACCTCCGCGATCCGGCTCCGGAACGCCGGGTCGAACAGAGAGTCCGCTGTCAGCTCTCGGGGCCAACCCCAACCACCTCAATCAAGGTGCCGTCAACAGACTGGGAGCTGCCGGAATATCCGTTCCCGCCtttggcattggcaaagcATCTCCCagcaacgacgacgacgatgcgccCCCTCCTCCGAAGCCCCCCGACCAGTTGTCGCACCGCCGCCGCAATCACATCTTAATGAGCTGCAGAATCGCTTTGCCAGGCTAG
- a CDS encoding uncharacterized protein (BUSCO:EOG092D3OQJ) — protein sequence MAATSSDYELLTEHFSYPPVSLLDDIINTVNVLADRALDSVERLLLSIPPHKLGFAKKPKQPSSDQNPNLSPEEAAKLEIENGTHQLETLLNASIDKNFDIFELYVMQNILTVRPQDQPYMRLSHYAGLEFPATEDDDDAAAQQSDKPTTESITALRRRLQASQKLNAVLESEKAHNEALLRRLRSLLGVDTDATKTEEDQQHAMDQDGVAATTTTATTTTTKPFSFLRDRGGLEESGGEQPITTTTEFTLSQLQSLRALSGSLRKLLPELSVPGDAATENETASSTSWRRERAEYIESSSRKYLETVAGVELGPRGEVRDGEWQGEGRGLSKGEVEGLEKVAALLETDEMDTT from the exons ATGGCGGCCACGAGCTCCGACTACGAGCTCCTAACAGAGCACTTTAGCTACCCCCCAGTG TCTCTCCTCGACGACATCATCAACACCGTCAACGTCCTCGCCGACCGCGCCCTCGACTCCGTCGaacgcctcctcctctccattcCTCCCCACAAACTCGGCTTCGCCAAAAAACCAAAACAGCCATCATCAGATCAGAACCCAAATCTATCCCCCGAAGAGGCCGCCAAGCTCGAGATCGAAAATGGCACTCACCAGCTCGAAACCCTCCTCAACGCATCAATCGACAAGAACTTTGACATCTTTGAGCTGTACGTCATGCAGAACATCTTGACTGTCAGACCGCAGGACCAGCCCTACATGCGGCTGTCACATTATGCCGGATTGGAGTTTCCTGCGAccgaggacgatgatgatgcggcGGCACAGCAGAGCGATAAACCGACTACAGAATCTATTACCGCGCTGCGGAGAAGGCTCCAAGCAAGCCAGAAACTAAACGCCGTGTTGGAGTCTGAAAAAGCGCACAACGAAGCTCTCCTGCGGCGTCTCAGGTCGCTCCTCGGCGTGGATACCGATGCGACCAAGACGGAGGAAGATCAACAGCATGCAATGGATCAGGATGGTgtggcggcgacgacgacgacggcgacaacaacaacaacgaAGCCGTTTTCCTTCTTGCGCGATAGAGGCGGGCTTGAAGAGAGCGGCGGGGAGCAGCCCAttacgacgacgacggagTTTACGCTGTCGCAGCTGCAGTCGCTGCGTGCGCTGTCCGGGTCGTTGAGGAAGTTGTTGCCGGAACTAAGTGTGCCTGGAGATGCTGCGACAGAAAACGAGACGGCGTCGTCAACTTCATGGAGGAGAGAACGCGCAGAGTATATTGAATCTTCGTCGCGGAAGTATCTCGAGACGGTGGCGGGAGTGGAGCTTGGTCCGAGAGGCGAGGTGCGTGATGGGGAGTGGCAGGGTGAGGGCAGGGGATTGAGTAAAGGCGAGGTGGAAGGGTTAGAGAAGGTGGCGGCGTTGTTGGAGACGGATGAGATGGACACGACATGA
- a CDS encoding uncharacterized protein (EggNog:ENOG41) yields the protein MHAPRSICSRCASQIHALQTRRLGGTALFASLSDAASPSNAASNSPSNATSGRSATHGKHDEASGQKPRSYNHGTSKRNPRRVFHGGSGFAKKGPLRASEDSAIALFKDVVSPETKTATPQSSPLGELEIAAKIKELSNKKIDALEKLRIFKETISPHLKGYYGQMPKHLLLSATQFLEKTCDEVAERGYTGHSIELSQLYSSLGKTDLDIRNQLVLNLCYAIIFEKRDSADRAKLMHELTGLWKHISQLRRRSQEHEPLKFSFPLIQDVRRDIADGKATRTHLHPTTRSLAALFLQFNPDQARDIIPGLLTTIAVLSDPRFVRSGTYKVMAPLLNLLAVALGNKEGVPDSYVSGVFSDRIRFPSKKLSEVESYVVQQWPHAMEMLQKEDAPWRSDSSPIFNALHKQLRQAYHARDNGAVYSIWQDLKSRLEQKPGLAKQLRNNAEFLDFWVFVWCAFRRPRHLQETFDLMQRLQIHPTIKTYTGMMHGWKICKDTDKIEALWTKLAGSGMKLDTVIWTERISSLIEAGKPQAGIEALAEMLAQWKEAVQKNAPHTAAQPTIEAVNAAFKGLIQVDRKAAFDVLKWAGREQIEPNVRTYNIIIRQSFRDGSPDEVQNLLKVMSQNNIEPDSATFTIILEEVIGGMGPAPAADQVEAVHLVFQDIEKAGLRPNQETYGKMLYAVSSLANGTDEAIDAVLKHMRQDDFKVTPHMVTILIERALSRDPPNMKDIDTLLHEHGFSHVGVGDQTLWERVMSANAITGNTDRAMAVFEDLRKAGRPVTSLPCLTDLLWALLASEKRDEARRVVDVVLEYKTKDRDWEGESKDNRYWKHHFWFLAEERGLLEGREVPDVLRANLRG from the coding sequence ATGCACGCACCTCGAAGCATCTGCTCAAGATGCGCCTCGCAGATCCACGCACTGCAAACGCGGCGTCTCGGCGGCACGGCGCTGTTTGCCTCTTTGAGCGACGCTGCAAGTCCCTCTAACGCTGCATCAAACTCACCATCAAACGCAACATCGGGAAGATCAGCAACTCATGGTAAGCATGACGAGGCATCTGGACAAAAGCCTCGCAGTTATAATCATGGCACATCGAAAAGGAATCCCAGGAGAGTCTTCCATGGAGGTTCTGGCTTCGCAAAGAAGGGACCCCTCAGAGCCTCAGAAGACTCTGCCATCGCTCTCTTCAAAGACGTAGTCAGCCCAGAGACAAAAACAGCAACACCGCAATCTTCTCCCCTCGGGGAATTGGAGATTGCAGCAAAAATCAAGGAACTATCTAACAAGAAGATCGATGCCCTTGAAAAGCTACGGATTTTCAAGGAAACCATCTCGCCACACTTAAAGGGTTACTACGGACAAATGCCGAAGCATTTACTCCTCTCCGCCACCCAGTTCTTGGAAAAGACGTGTGATGAAGTTGCCGAGCGTGGCTATACTGGCCACAGCATCGAGCTGTCCCAGCTCTACAGCAGCCTAGGAAAGACCGATCTCGATATCAGGAATCAGCTCGTCCTCAACCTCTGCTATGCTATCATCTTTGAGAAGCGAGACTCAGCAGACCGCGCTAAGCTGATGCATGAACTCACCGGCTTGTGGAAACACATTTCCCAGCTTCGACGCAGGAGCCAGGAGCATGAGCCACtcaagttttcttttcccttgatTCAAGATGTTCGACGAGACATTGCCGATGGTAAGGCGACCAGGACGCACCTTCATCCCACCACAAGGTCATTGGCTGCTCTATTCCTTCAATTCAACCCGGATCAGGCCCGCGACATCATTCCGGGCCTCTTGACTACCATTGCTGTTCTCTCAGATCCAAGATTTGTCAGATCCGGAACGTACAAAGTCATGGCCCCTCTCTTGAATCTACTGGCTGTAGCGCTTGGCAACAAAGAGGGTGTGCCAGACTCTTACGTCTCTGGAGTATTCAGTGATCGTATTCGGTTTCCCTCGAAAAAGCTCTCTGAGGTCGAGTCCTATGTAGTCCAGCAGTGGCCTCACGCAATGGAGATGCTGCAGAAAGAAGACGCACCGTGGCGTTCAGACTCCTCGCCCATCTTCAATGCCCTCCACAAGCAGCTCCGGCAAGCATACCACGCCCGCGACAATGGCGCCGTGTACTCAATCTGGCAGGACCTTAAGAGCCGTCTAGAACAGAAGCCGGGGCTCGCAAAGCAGCTGCGTAACAACGCTGAATTCCTTGATTTCTGGGTTTTCGTCTGGTGCGCGTTCCGCCGCCCTAGACATTTGCAGGAGACGTTCGATCTGATGCAGCGACTGCAGATACACCCTACCATCAAGACCTACACGGGCATGATGCACGGCTGGAAGATATGCAAGGATACTGATAAGATTGAGGCTCTTTGGACAAAGCTAGCTGGCTCCGGCATGAAGCTTGATACCGTCATCTGGACAGAGCGCATCTCCAGCCTTATCGAAGCAGGAAAGCCTCAAGCCGGAATAGAGGCGCTCGCAGAAATGCTCGCTCAATGGAAGGAGGCGGTCCAGAAGAATGCTCCGCACACAGCGGCGCAGCCCACCATTGAGGCCGTCAACGCGGCTTTCAAGGGCCTCATCCAGGTCGACCGCAAAGCCGCCTTTGACGTGCTCAAATGGGCGGGCCGCGAGCAGATCGAGCCCAATGTCCGCACATACAACATCATTATTCGCCAGAGCTTCCGCGATGGTTCGCCTGATGAAGTACAGAACTTGCTAAAAGTGATGTCTCAGAACAACATCGAGCCGGACTCTGCTACATTCACCATCATCCTCGAAGAAGTCATCGGCGGCATGGGTCCCGCCCCAGCAGCCGACCAAGTCGAAGCCGTCCACCTCGTCTTCCAAGACATCGAAAAGGCCGGCCTTCGACCAAACCAGGAAACCTACGGCAAGATGCTCTACGCCGTCTCGTCTCTCGCCAACGGCACCGACGAGGCCATCGACGCCGTGCTGAAGCACATGCGCCAGGACGACTTCAAAGTCACCCCCCACATGGTCACCATCCTCATCGAGCGCGCCCTCAGCCGCGACCCGCCCAACATGAAGGACATTGACACCCTCCTCCACGAGCACGGCTTCTCCCACGTCGGCGTCGGCGACCAGACCCTCTGGGAGCGCGTCATGAGCGCCAACGCCATCACCGGCAACACGGACCGCGCTATGGCCGTCTTTGAGGACCTGCGCAAGGCCGGAAGGCCGGTGACGTCGCTGCCGTGCCTGACAGATCTGCTGTGggcgctgctggcgagcGAGAAGCGCGATGAGGCAAGGCGGGTGGTGGATGTGGTGCTGGAGTACAAGACTAAGGATAGGGACTGGGAGGGAGAGTCCAAGGATAACAGGTACTGGAAACATCATTTCTGGTTTTTGGCAGAGGAGAGGGGATTGCTCGAGGGGAGAGAGGTGCCGGATGTGTTGAGGGCGAATCTGCGTGGATGA
- a CDS encoding uncharacterized protein (EggNog:ENOG41): MDSPTTCYDVLILGDGPAGLSAALTLARGDRSAILLSSGSYRNRGVAALHSVLGHDGESPEQFRAGAREQLRQKYPNIVMAEGEMIVQARQVDFSYQGRSLKGFRLQSAGGRSFYGRKLIWAAGARDCFPEDVPGSAACWPSHIHHCLFCDGLEQIRERPEAGVAVLAYPWKPIYGYLAMQVASLQPARVVVLTNGDIPEHEQEAVDKALRLARGVGCTVENRRISQLRLSDSTESSLVTVDFTDGSHDEFVFLINKPKTDITSRGLVEQLGLELEDTPHLGTIIKRREPCGETNIPGLYVIGDAGTHAKQIVIAMAQGGYAVDSLWGELLTEDAERKIQEAGGGAGV; this comes from the coding sequence ATGGACTCTCCAACCACCTGCTATGacgtcctcatcctcgggGATGGTCCCGCCGGCCTGTCTGCCGCCCTCACTTTGGCTCGCGGCGATCGTTCTGCTATCCTCCTAAGCTCGGGATCCTACCGCAATCGCGGCGTGGCTGCTCTCCATAGTGTCCTTGGCCACGATGGCGAGAGCCCCGAGCAGTTTCGCGCTGGAGCTCGAgagcagctgcggcagaaGTACCCAAACATCGTGATGGCCGAAGGAGAGATGATTGTGCAGGCACGCCAAGTCGACTTCTCTTATCAGGGGCGCAGCCTAAAGGGCTTCCGCTTACAATCGGCGGGAGGCAGATCTTTCTATGGGCGCAAGCTGATCTGGGCGGCCGGGGCTCGTGATTGTTTCCCAGAAGATGTGCCTGGCTCTGCTGCCTGCTGGCCATCTCATATCCATCACTGTCTCTTTTGTGATGGGCTGGAGCAGATCCGAGAGCGGCCAGAAGCGGGCGTGGCCGTGTTGGCATATCCCTGGAAACCCATCTATGGCTACTTGGCCATGCAGGTGGCGTCGTTACAGCCTGCTCGAGTCGTCGTTTTGACCAATGGCGATATACCTGAGCACGAGCAAGAGGCTGTGGATAAGGCGTTGCGACTCGCCCGCGGCGTTGGCTGTACCGTCGAGAATCGCCGAATCTCACAGCTTCGCCTCTCTGATTCCACTGAATCTAGCCTGGTGACGGTGGATTTCACTGATGGGTCTCACGACGAGTTTGTATTCCTCATCAACAAGCCTAAAACCGATATCACCTCTCGAGGGCTCGTCGAGCAGTTGGGACTCGAGCTTGAGGATACGCCGCACCTCGGAACCATCATCAAGCGTCGTGAGCCCTGTGGCGAGACGAACATTCCGGGCCTCTACGTGATTGGTGATGCAGGAACACACGCCAAGCAGATTGTGATAGCCATGGCACAGGGCGGGTATGCGGTGGATAGCTTGTGGGGGGAATTGCTTACAGAGGATGCTGAAAGGAAGATCCAGGAGGCGGGAGGCGGTGCTGGTGTATAG